The following is a genomic window from Polaribacter atrinae.
ACCTCCACTTACAGCACTAACGTCTAGAAAATCTCTTTCTTTATACTTTTTAATTTGTCGACCAAAAGCATCATAAATATTTGCAGAAAGTGCCGTAATCTTAGTATCATTATCATAGTGTGCAGACATGCTAACATATCTGTTTCCTAATTTATTTAATACCGTAATCACTTCTCTATTGTACACCGTCATTTCATCAACATCCTCTATAGTTATTTCTATAGAATTGTCTCTAATAACTGCATTTGCATCTTCTGTTAATGCACTGGGAATTAATAAGGTTGGGTAATTTTCTTTTTGACTAAAAGTAGTAGTTATTGAAAATAAGGAAATAAATAGCCAAAGGCAATTAAACTTTTTCATACAATTATAGGGATAGCAGTCCAAAGTTAAAAAAATAAAAAAGAAAAGAGGCTAAAAACAGATGTTTTTAGCCTCTAAAATTGAATTAATCTAATTTACGCTTTCGTTTTTACAACAAAAGAGAAAGTCATAATATCATCTATAAATTTATCTTTTAAACCTTCAAAGAATTTTTTAGAACCATATTTTACATTAAAATCTGATCTATCTACATTAAAAGATTCACTTGTAAATACTGTAACTCCATTTTCTGTAGAGATAGTTGCAGGTATTGTTATACTTTTTGTTACATCTTTAATTTGTAAATTTCCTGTAACTGCTAATTTTCCTTCCACCTCTTCTACATTAGTAATTACAAATTTCGAAATAGGATAAACATCTACTTCAAAAAAGTCTTCATTACTTAAATGTCCTACTAATTTTGCATTTCCTTCTTTATCTGCAGGAATATCTAAACATACAATAGTAGTCATGTCAATTACAAACTCACCATTAGTAAGTTTACCATTCTCTACCAATAAACCTCCACTTTTTAAAGCTACAGTACCATTGTGTGCTCCACCAGGTTTTGTTCCTTTCCAATTTAATACAGAAACAGTAGTATCAACATTATTTAATTCTGCAGCATTAACTTTAACTTCTACAGCCTCTTTAACTTCTACTTTTTCCTTTTTTTCTCCTTTACATGCAGTTAAAACTGATGCTACTAATACTAATGATAAGATTATTTTTTTCATTTTGTTTGATTTTAATTTAAATTAACTTTTTTTTATTTCCCATGGCAAATATATGTTATTTATGTTCCTTGGAAAATAATACACCTACTTTTTTCATAAAATTAACAGTTTCTCTATTTTTAAAGTATTTAGTATTTACTCTTTAGCTTTAGAATCGATAATAATTGTAACCGGACCATCATTTACCAAGGCGACTTTCATATCCGCTCCAAATTGACCAGTTTGTACTTTATTATCTATTTCTTTCTCTAATGTTTGTACAAAACACTCATACAATGGTATGGCAATATCAGGTTTGGCTGCCTTAATATAACTTGGTCGGTTTCCTTTTTTGGTTGCTGCGTATAATGTAAACTGACTTACAACAATTACTTCTCCTGTAATATCTATAAGTGATTTGTTCATCACACCGTTTTCATCATTAAAAATACGAAGATTAGCGGTTTTTCTAACCAAGTAATTAATATCTTCTTGATTATCATCTTCTACAATACCTAACAAGACTAAAAGTCCGTTTTTTATTTCTGCAACTTTATCATGATTAATAGTTACACTTGCTTCCGATACGCGCTGAATTACTATTTTCATGAATTATTCATTATCTTCTTCGTTCCAAACATCTGTTCTAAAATGTTCTTTGTCTTCATCTCCACTTAAAATTTGAAGATAACTTTTATAACGAGACCAAGAAACACGCTCTTCTTCTAAGGCTTCTTTTACAGCACATTGTGGTTCTTTGGTATGAATACAATTATTGAATTTACAGTCTTGTTTTAAGGCAAAAAACTCAGGAAAATAATCTCCCAATTCGTATTTATCAATATCTACAACACCAAAACCTTTAATTCCGGGTGTGTCTATAATTCTTGCATCGAAACTTAAATCGAACATTTCTGCAAAAGTAGTAGTGTGTTTCCCTTGATTGTGCTGGTCTGAAATTTCTTTAGTCTTTAAATTTAAAGAAGGTTCTATAGCGTTTACTAAAGTAGATTTACCAACACCAGAATGACCAACAAACATAGACGTTTTACCTGTCATGATTTCTTTTATCGTTTCTACATTTTTATTCTGGGTAGAAGAAACCTCAACACAACGATAACCAATGGCTTCGTAAATATCTTTTAAATATAAAATTTCTGCACGTTCTTCGAGCTCATAAGAATCTATTTTATTAAAAACTAAAACAGTATCTATTCTATACGCTCTTGTTGCTACTAAAAATCGATCTATAAATGTGGCAAATGTAGGCGGATTGTTAATAGTAATCAACAAGAAAACTTGGTCTATATTAGAAGCAATAATATGGGTCTGCTTAGAAAGATTTACAGATTTACGTACAATAAAATTGTCTCTATCTAATATCTTTTTAATGACACCTGTTTCTTCGTCATTCTTATTCTCTAAATCGAACACCACTTTATCACCAACCGCAATTGGGTTGGTACTTTTGATATCTTTTATTCTGAATTTCCCTTTGATTCTACATTTGTAAAATTCTCCGTTATCAGCTTTTACTTGATACCAACTACCTGTAGATTTATATACGATTCCTTTCATTACTACAAAGATGCTGAATTAAAATTGAATTAAGAAAAATAGTCACTAATTCAATAGTTATTTCATTAATCAAGTTAAAAAACAAATTAAATCTTAAAATAAATGTTAAAGTTACCCCTATATTCGTTTTTTTTAACCAAAACTTATTTATGAAAAAAATTATCTCCCTATTTGCACTTGTAATTTGTATAACAGCAACAAAAGCACAAACAAAATTATATGTACATGATGACGCAGACACGTATGTTGAAAACACCAAAACAATAGCGATTCTTCCTTTACATGTTCAAGTAAAATTAAGGCCAAAGCAATTGAAGGATTTTACTTCTGAACAAATTATTGAAATGGGTAAAAGTGAGGCTTTAGATATACAAAAAGCAATGTATTCTTGGTTCTTAACTAGAAAAAAAAGAGGAACTCTATTGGTTACGGTTCAAAATCCTACAAGAACGAATGCTTTATTAAAAAAGAAAGGAATAGATATTCATTCTTATGATGAATATTTACCAAGTGAATTAGGTGAAATTTTAGGTGTAGAAGCAATTATTTCTGGAACTTACGAAACTTCTAAACCAATGTCTAATGGAGCTGCAATTGGACTCGCTGTTTTAACAGGTGGAATGTTTGCAACCAATACCGCAACTATGAATATGGATTTCACAAGTACTATAGATGATGAATTAGTAGTTAATTATCATAAAAAAATTAAAGGATCTCTTGGTTCTGATGCTCAAGATTTAATTAATATTTTAATGAGAAAAGTATCTAGAAGAATTCCTTATACAAAATAATAAATAGTATTATATAATTATAAAAGACTACCAATTGGTAGTCTTTTTTTTGTTTACACTAGTTATTACTTAGTTTTATAATATTTTATAAAACTATATTTTTAGTAGTTTGCAATTCGCGTTAGGGATTGAGCAATTGTTTGAGCTCTTTTTTGTTTTTTTTACAAAAAAAGCGAGTGCCATTCGACTTCGCTCAAGGTAAACTCGAGCCTGACCAAGCTTTTTTGCTTGGTAACGCCCAAAAAAAATACCTTCAAATTATAAAACTTGAAGGTATTTAAATAAATATATGTTTAAAAATTATCCGTTGATAATTTTTTCTTGGTGAACGATAGATTCTTGGTGAATTGCCTTAAACATTTTTAAAACAAATTCTTCACTTAAACCTTTGCTACTACCTTCCATAACCATGTTTCCTAAAATCTCGTTCCAACGACGTGATTGTAAAACAGCTACGTTTTGATCTTTCTTTAATTGACCAATTTTATCGGCAACTTGCATTCTTTTACCTAATAAATCAATTAATTGATCATCTACCACATTAATCTGTGCTCTTAAGTTTTCTAAAGGCTCTCTGTAACTAACTGCAGTTTCAGTTTCTTTTTTAACTTTTAAGTCTACCATTATTTGCTTTAAAGCATCTGGTGTTACTTGTTGTGCAGCATCTGACCAAGCGTTTTCAGGGTCATAATGAGTTTCTATCATTAAACCATCAAAGTTTAAATCTAAAGCAGTTTGACAAACATCAAAAACCATATCTCTCTTTCCTGTAATATGAGATGGATCGTTGATTAATGGTAAATCTGGAAATTTATTTTGAAACTCAATAGCTAATTGCCATTCTGGTGTATTTCTATATTTAGATTTTTCATACGTTGAAAATCCTCTGTGAATTGCTCCTAAATTTTTAATTCCTGCTGTATATAATCTTTCGATACCACCTAACCATAAAGCTAAATCTGGATTTACTGGATTTTTAACCAATACAATTTTATCTGTACCTGCCAAAGCATCTGCAATTTCTTGCATGATAAAAGGTGATACTGTAGAACGTGCACCAATCCACAATAAATCTACATCGTGCTCTAAAGCTAACTTTACATGTGCTGCATTTGCAACCTCTGTACAGGTTTTCATACCTGTCTCTTCTTTTACTTTCTTTAACCAGTGTAAACCAATTTCTCCAACACCTTCAAACATTCCTGGTCTTGTTCTTGGTTTCCATATACCTGCTCTAAAATAGCTTACATCAGAATCTTTTAGTTCGTGTGCAATCTTTAAAACCTGTTCTTCGGTTTCTGCACTACAAGGCCCTGCTATTACTAGTGGATGATTTAATTTCATATCGTCCAACCATGTTCTTAATTCTTTAGTATTCTCCATTTTTCTACTTGTTGTGGCCTATTATTTTATGCCGTTTAAAATTTGTTTTATGTGATTTGTATTCTCCATTTCGTTAAAAATTTCAGAGAAATTATCTTTTTGCATCAACTCTTTAAACTGTTGTAAATTATTGATGTATTCTTCTAACGTTTCTATTACGTTTTCTTTGTTTTGTTTAAATATTGGTGTCCACATTGCTGGCGAACTTTTTGCCAAGCGAACTGTGGATGCAAAACCAGAACCTGCCATATCAAAAATATCGCGTTCATTTTTTGCTTTATCAATGACCGTTTTTCCTAACATAAATGAACTTATGTGAGATAAGTGCGAAACATACGCAATATGCTTGTCATGAGAAACCGGATCCATGTAACGAATACGCATTCCAATATCCATAAAAAGCTTTAATGCTTTTTCTTGAAGCTTAAAAGTTGTCTTCTCTACTTCGCAAATAATATTGGTTTTTCCAACGTATAAGCCGGATATAGCTGCTGTTGGCCCAGAATTTTCTGTTCCTGCAATTGGATGACATGCTAAAAAATTTCTTCTTTTTGGATGATGTTCAACAACTTTACAAATTGCTTCTTTTGTAGAACCTGCATCGATAACCAAACCATCTTCAGAAATTTTATCTAAAATTGTTGGTAATAATTTTACCGTAGCATCTACCGGAATTGAGACAATTACCAAGTCTGCATTTTCAATATCGTCTAAAGTTGCCTTCTTATCAATTAGATTTAATTCTAACGCCTTATTTAAGGTTTCGTCCTTTCTACTAATTCCGTGAATTACAACATCTGGATTGTTTTTTTTAATATCGATAGCAAAACTACCGCCTATTAAACCAATACCAATCATGTATATATTTTTCATTTTATTTTCTCTTTAAGTGAGATTCCTCTTCGTTCCTCATTCGGAATGACACTCTTTAATTTTTAATTAGATAAAGTCTCTTTTTAGTAACCAAACTAACTGCCAACTGCTACTGAAAAACTGCCAACTTATTTATCAAACCTACTAATTGCTTCTTTAATAATATCTGTTGTTACACATAACGAAAAACGGATATATCCCTCTCCTTGAGAACCAAAAATGGTTCCTGGTGTAATAAAAATATCATAATCGTATAAAACTGAATCTGTAACTTCTTCAGATTTTTTTCCTGCTAGTATTTTTGCCCAAACAAATAATCCTGTGGAGTTTTTATCATAAACAGCCTCTAATTTGTCTGCCAATTGCCAAATTAAATTTCTACGTTCTTCGTATATTTTATTTTGTGCTAAAAACCAATCGTCTGATAATTGTAATGCTTCTATGGCTCCTTTTTGAATTCCGTAAAACATACCAGAATCCATATTAGATTTTACTTTTAAGATCTCGTTGATGTAAGATTCTTTTCCGATTACCATTCCAACTCTCCAACCTGCCATATTAAAGGTCTTACTTAAAGAATTTAGTTCTAAAGCAATGTCTTTTGCACCTTCTACTTGTAAAATACTAATAGGATTATCGTTTAAAATAAAACTATACGGATTGTCGTTGATAATTAAAATATGATGCTTTTTACCAAAAGCAACTAATTTTTCAAATGTTTCTAAGGTTGCGTTTGTACCTGTTGGCATGTGCGGATAATTTACCCACATAATTTTTACATCTGTTAAATCTTGTGCTTCTAACTCGTCAAAATTTGGTTGCCAATTGTTAGCATCACTTAAATTATAAAAAAGAGGTTCTGCGCCTACCAATTTCGTTACAGAAGTATAGGTTGGATACCCAGGATTCGGAATTAACACTTTATCGCCTTCGTTTAAAAAAGCCATAGAAATATGCATAATTCCTTCTTTACTTCCCATTAAAGGCAATACTTCATTTTCTGGATTTGAATCTACAGAAAACTTGTTTTTATAAAAAGTAGCAATTGCATTTCTTAATTCTGGTAATCCTTGATAAGATTGATACTTGTGTGCGCTCGCATCTCCTAAACTACTCTGAATTGCTTCTAAAACAGTAGTTGGTGGTTGCAAATCTGGAGACCCAATTCCCATATTAATAATTGGTTTTCCTGCTGCTACTAAACCTCTAACTTCTCTTAATTTTTTAGAGAAATAGTATTCTTGAACTGTATCTAATCTTTTGGCTGGTTGTATCATTTTATTTTGTTTTAATTCTGAAACATGTTCAGAACTGGCTAAAGCCTGCCGTTTTTATAAACTCCTAAAATTTTAAATTCTTCTGCCATTATTTCTATAATAGCTTGTGCTTTTTCGTAATCTTTATATGCTTCAAAAGTTACATCCACAAAAAAGGAATATTTCCAAGGTGTTTCTATAACTGGTAAAGATTGTATTTTAGTTAAGTTCATTTTGCAATCACTCATTACATTTAAGATGGCTGCTAAACTTCCTCTTTTATGACTTAATTGAAATTTTAACGAAGCTTTATTTACTTCTTCATCAATTGCTGGCTTTTCTGTTTGTACAATTACAAAACGTGTAGAGTTGTCTTTTATGGTTTGAAGCTCATCTTCTATCACCTCTAAATCAAAAATTTCTGCTGCAATTCTTGGTGCAATTGCTGCAATACCTACTAAGTTTTCTTTAGATATTCTTTTAGCAACTTCTGCCGTATCTACATCTTCTACTAATTTAATATGAGGATACTTTTTAAAGAATTCTTTACATTGTAACAATGCCATTGGATGCGACCAAACTTCTTTTATATCTTCAATTCCCTGACCTTTTAAAGCCATTAAATGGTGATGAATATTCAAGTATTCTTCTCCTATAATATGAAGATTATTTTGATCTATTAAAGCATAATTAGGGATTATAGAACCCGCAATGGTGTTCTCTAAAGCCATAATACCCAAATCTGCGGTATTATCTAACAAACTATCTACCAAGACATCAAAAGACATACATTCTTTTAAATCTATAGATGTTCCGTAAAAGTCTCTTGCAACTTTATGGTGGTTTGAGCCTTCGGCTCCCTGTATGGCTATAATTTTATTCATTTATTACAAATAATGTCAAAAAAAAAGCCTCGAATGAAATTCGAGACTTTATATGATATGAATGTTACTTAAAAACATGATACAAAGTCTCCTCTCTTACTAAAAAAGTAAAAGTAAAAATAGAAACGAGTAAAATAGTTATTTAACATTTGTATTCTCTTTGTTTAATGGAACAAATCTAAAGATTAAATTGAGACCAACAAATTAAATAGCATTTTTTATAAAAAAAATGACAAATTATTAAAAACTACATAAAATACATCGTTACAATTATGAATTTCTTTAACTACAAAGAGATTAAAAACAATATTCTAAATTTTAAACGCCCTTTCTTCATTTTTTTTCGATTAGAACTGATATTTTGTCGCTGTAACCTTATTTAATTACCTCATATATAAGATAATTAGACTATTTACATAAATTTTATATAACAATTTAATTATACTACAGTTTATAAAAGCACTCTTAAAGTTACATGACACTCACTAATGTTAGGA
Proteins encoded in this region:
- a CDS encoding YceI family protein, giving the protein MKKIILSLVLVASVLTACKGEKKEKVEVKEAVEVKVNAAELNNVDTTVSVLNWKGTKPGGAHNGTVALKSGGLLVENGKLTNGEFVIDMTTIVCLDIPADKEGNAKLVGHLSNEDFFEVDVYPISKFVITNVEEVEGKLAVTGNLQIKDVTKSITIPATISTENGVTVFTSESFNVDRSDFNVKYGSKKFFEGLKDKFIDDIMTFSFVVKTKA
- the dtd gene encoding D-aminoacyl-tRNA deacylase; this encodes MKIVIQRVSEASVTINHDKVAEIKNGLLVLLGIVEDDNQEDINYLVRKTANLRIFNDENGVMNKSLIDITGEVIVVSQFTLYAATKKGNRPSYIKAAKPDIAIPLYECFVQTLEKEIDNKVQTGQFGADMKVALVNDGPVTIIIDSKAKE
- the rsgA gene encoding ribosome small subunit-dependent GTPase A yields the protein MKGIVYKSTGSWYQVKADNGEFYKCRIKGKFRIKDIKSTNPIAVGDKVVFDLENKNDEETGVIKKILDRDNFIVRKSVNLSKQTHIIASNIDQVFLLITINNPPTFATFIDRFLVATRAYRIDTVLVFNKIDSYELEERAEILYLKDIYEAIGYRCVEVSSTQNKNVETIKEIMTGKTSMFVGHSGVGKSTLVNAIEPSLNLKTKEISDQHNQGKHTTTFAEMFDLSFDARIIDTPGIKGFGVVDIDKYELGDYFPEFFALKQDCKFNNCIHTKEPQCAVKEALEEERVSWSRYKSYLQILSGDEDKEHFRTDVWNEEDNE
- a CDS encoding bifunctional 3-deoxy-7-phosphoheptulonate synthase/chorismate mutase type II; the protein is MENTKELRTWLDDMKLNHPLVIAGPCSAETEEQVLKIAHELKDSDVSYFRAGIWKPRTRPGMFEGVGEIGLHWLKKVKEETGMKTCTEVANAAHVKLALEHDVDLLWIGARSTVSPFIMQEIADALAGTDKIVLVKNPVNPDLALWLGGIERLYTAGIKNLGAIHRGFSTYEKSKYRNTPEWQLAIEFQNKFPDLPLINDPSHITGKRDMVFDVCQTALDLNFDGLMIETHYDPENAWSDAAQQVTPDALKQIMVDLKVKKETETAVSYREPLENLRAQINVVDDQLIDLLGKRMQVADKIGQLKKDQNVAVLQSRRWNEILGNMVMEGSSKGLSEEFVLKMFKAIHQESIVHQEKIING
- a CDS encoding prephenate dehydrogenase; this translates as MKNIYMIGIGLIGGSFAIDIKKNNPDVVIHGISRKDETLNKALELNLIDKKATLDDIENADLVIVSIPVDATVKLLPTILDKISEDGLVIDAGSTKEAICKVVEHHPKRRNFLACHPIAGTENSGPTAAISGLYVGKTNIICEVEKTTFKLQEKALKLFMDIGMRIRYMDPVSHDKHIAYVSHLSHISSFMLGKTVIDKAKNERDIFDMAGSGFASTVRLAKSSPAMWTPIFKQNKENVIETLEEYINNLQQFKELMQKDNFSEIFNEMENTNHIKQILNGIK
- a CDS encoding pyridoxal phosphate-dependent aminotransferase, encoding MIQPAKRLDTVQEYYFSKKLREVRGLVAAGKPIINMGIGSPDLQPPTTVLEAIQSSLGDASAHKYQSYQGLPELRNAIATFYKNKFSVDSNPENEVLPLMGSKEGIMHISMAFLNEGDKVLIPNPGYPTYTSVTKLVGAEPLFYNLSDANNWQPNFDELEAQDLTDVKIMWVNYPHMPTGTNATLETFEKLVAFGKKHHILIINDNPYSFILNDNPISILQVEGAKDIALELNSLSKTFNMAGWRVGMVIGKESYINEILKVKSNMDSGMFYGIQKGAIEALQLSDDWFLAQNKIYEERRNLIWQLADKLEAVYDKNSTGLFVWAKILAGKKSEEVTDSVLYDYDIFITPGTIFGSQGEGYIRFSLCVTTDIIKEAISRFDK
- a CDS encoding prephenate dehydratase; the protein is MNKIIAIQGAEGSNHHKVARDFYGTSIDLKECMSFDVLVDSLLDNTADLGIMALENTIAGSIIPNYALIDQNNLHIIGEEYLNIHHHLMALKGQGIEDIKEVWSHPMALLQCKEFFKKYPHIKLVEDVDTAEVAKRISKENLVGIAAIAPRIAAEIFDLEVIEDELQTIKDNSTRFVIVQTEKPAIDEEVNKASLKFQLSHKRGSLAAILNVMSDCKMNLTKIQSLPVIETPWKYSFFVDVTFEAYKDYEKAQAIIEIMAEEFKILGVYKNGRL